A stretch of DNA from Arachis hypogaea cultivar Tifrunner chromosome 19, arahy.Tifrunner.gnm2.J5K5, whole genome shotgun sequence:
ttaaataatttttatttgaggATAATTTTTTAGAGtgtctaatatttttttagtagtaaaagtaaaagtactataAAGACAAATTACTTAAAAACGTTTGAATCTCAAGTTCAATTTCAAAGCAACTCAATTTTAAATAACTTTCGAAAcaactaattatattttaaaattagtctTTAAccaatcttttaatttaatagtattatttaattattttttattgagtcAATCtcctattttttttaagtaagaaAAATAAGTACATTGTTAAtcagattttatttaaattaaattttacattGTTCATGATTCCAGCCGTATATAAGCAGATGAAATagactattttttcttttaaccatATCTCAACTATTTTCTCTAAATTCTATAATTTTAGCAATATCTCAACTATTTTATCTGAATTTTATCATTTCAACAATATATAGACTACagtttatttttgtatatttcttAAGTaagtcattattttctatatgttttatataattttttttttaaatttgtgcatGAAATGCTGAAATACAAAATTGTAACTGATCCGTCCCCTTTAAATTGGATTATACCAATGACTCCGGAATCAGAATAATAGCAAGCATGACTTTGTCAAATTTAACGGAAGTTCAAATAACCGTCTACAagctactaatatatatatatatatatagatgactAGTCTAGTCACAGATACGCAATACATTCACTTTTACTTTGAATTACTTTACACTCTTACTTGAACGTTGGAGTCTCTTTAGATTATCCAGATCCACACAGAAACAGTAATCATGCTGCTTCTAGAATAATTTGGTAGGTTTGATATTCATATTATTTATCTAAAACTCTATGATTTTAGTAGTCTAAATGTAAATGACATAAGATATTATTTTTCAGAACTTTAAAATCCCATAATTTCAGCCCTACAATGAAATAGGCTAGTTTATCTTCTAGCAGTATCTCAACTATTCTGTAGAAATTCTATAATTTTAACAATATCTCAGCTATTTAGTACAAAATAGTAATCATGTTACTTCTAGAATAATTTAGTAGTTCTGATACACTTCATCATCTCAAAAGCAAATGACATAAGATACTGTTTGTGAGAACTTCAAAATTCCATAATTCCACCTTTACATAAACAGATGAAATGGGCTATTTTATCTTCCAACAGTATCTCAACTATTTtgtctaaattccataattttagcAATATCTCAACTATTTTGTCTGAATTTCATAATTTCAGCAGTATATAAGctacaatttatttttgtatgtttcttagGTAAGTCATTTCTTTcagtaaattttatatttttaaaaaaacttatgCATAAAATGCTGTAAGTGCGAAATAGTAATCATATTACTTCTGGAATAATTTAGTAATTCTGATACACTCTATGATCTTAAAGACAGATGACATAAGATACTTTAGAGCtttaaaattctataattttAAATAGGTTATTTTGTCTTCCAGTAGTATTTCAActattttgtttaaatttcataattttagtaatatttgaattattttgcctaaattttataatttaagcaGTATATAAgctacaatttatttttatatgtttctaGGTAagtcattatttttcaataaattttatattttttttaaaaaacgtaTACATATTTTTATATGTTTCTAGGTAagtcattattttttaataaattttatattttttttaaaaacgtaTACATAAAATGCTGAAGTACAAATAATAACCATATTGCTTCTAGAATAATTTGGTAGTTttgatatttatataatttaaataaataaattatcaaaaaaaattttgttctaTTCTTTGTTTAcagttttttttgtattttttctttttttatatattataaaaataaactttttatttttctaatttttagattacttttaatattaaaaataaaaaacataaaaaaaatacatactaaaaaaatagattttaatatattattagtataaaataattttaaatatatatttaataacatAATGTCATgtgaataaaaataactatatattaattatgtgaatgctaatctaaaaaaattaatataattatataactgGCTAAAACATTTTACATTacgttaaaattaaattcatacaaaaagttgttaaTCTATAACTAACTAAAACAACCAAGCCCCATAACCATCCCTAAAAAGTAAAAACGGAGTAACAAACCAAAAAAAACAAGCTAAAACAACATTGCTTCAACGAtggggaaaaaaattaaaatatatagttTTATTTCAAATGTTCACGTATGATCAAATAAGGTCAACTCTAACTAAAAATAACTATATTCACCGAGgtgaaattcatttttccaaaacAATAATCGAAAATAGCAAAATACTAAACACTTATGGTGAATGCTATGTTATTTTTAACCTGGTGTTTAAGTTAACTAActcaaacaataaataaataatatttaataaattttaaatattttattttttatttttaaaactaagataggTAATTTAGGCATAGCAGTAAAAACACCATAGAATTTACAATACTTGTTTACGCCTTCACGGATACTGGTAGTATGGcggtggtggtggaggtggaggaggaggaggaggtggtggtggtggaggcggtggtggaggtggaggtggaggtggaggtggtgcTGGCGGCGGCGGTGCAGTTGTTGAGCAACCAAAGGCAGCACATTGAACCGGATGTTTATAAAAAGCGGCACATTCCTGAAGGGACCGTTGCAGCGGCCTATAAGGAATACAGTTCTTGCGATCATCACTATCCGGAAGCTTCAAACACAGCGGAGATTCATCGCAGAAGTAGTTATAGGAGTACGTAAAGTTCTGCAGCCTCGGCAAGTTGCACACACTCTCGGGAATGATGCCAGACAGCATGTTATGCGCCACGTTCAACTGTTCCAACTTCTTCATCCCTTCAATTGATTCTGGTAATTCCCCAACGATCTTGTTGAAGCTCACATCGAAAACCGTTACTCTCTCCAACAACCCTATCTCACGCGGTAAACAACCCGTTATCCCGCTATTCGTAATTATGATCTCGTTCAGCGTGTCCTTCATCTTCGCCACACTCGACGGGAAACATCCCCTCAGATTGTTGTTGGCGAACACAATAACCGAGGCCGTTGAGTTTCCGAAATTCTCCGGCAAGGAGAACTggaagttgttgttgttgatgaagaGCGCGTCGAGTTTGAGGTCGAAGAGGCGCGTGGGAATAGCGccgtggaagttgttgaaccttaTGTCTAAGTATTTGAGCGAAGGGAGGCATAGAACAACTTCTGGAAAGGGGCCAGAGAGATCGTTGTTGCTGACGTCAAGCTCGAAGAGGAGTTTGAGGCCGTTGAAGGTTGTTGGGACGGAGCCACAGAAACGGTTAGAGTTGATGTGGAAGAGTGCCAGGTCAGTTAAGAGGCCAAGTTGTTGTGGTAACGAACCAGC
This window harbors:
- the LOC112779732 gene encoding leucine-rich repeat extensin-like protein 6, encoding MASHCPKRELGPFLSHLILILISINPSHQFEYKEEHSSYRFLPQLNPRLSKAYIALQAWKHSIVSDPKNMTLNWCGPHVCNYTGVYCAPAPDNPHIYTVAGIDLNHGNIAGSLPQQLGLLTDLALFHINSNRFCGSVPTTFNGLKLLFELDVSNNDLSGPFPEVVLCLPSLKYLDIRFNNFHGAIPTRLFDLKLDALFINNNNFQFSLPENFGNSTASVIVFANNNLRGCFPSSVAKMKDTLNEIIITNSGITGCLPREIGLLERVTVFDVSFNKIVGELPESIEGMKKLEQLNVAHNMLSGIIPESVCNLPRLQNFTYSYNYFCDESPLCLKLPDSDDRKNCIPYRPLQRSLQECAAFYKHPVQCAAFGCSTTAPPPPAPPPPPPPPPPPPPPPPPPPPPPPPPPPPYYQYP